A portion of the Heliomicrobium undosum genome contains these proteins:
- a CDS encoding metallophosphoesterase family protein, giving the protein MQQNKRSGGKQVNIAVIADIHANAEALNAVLSDIESQHPDLVLCAGDLVGYGPQPNEVVEKIIDAKIPAVMGNYDDATANFRLICGCDYTSETAQAVGEFSIRFTRETLEEKNKAHLRSLPYHLFYRIGEPLQPPALVPLPPESLSGLYPMYDPAFDTMEDNAPQIQSYREAVERYASPPKPAPGEWLIHVFHGSPRRLNEYLRMNTPIEELRALVKLTPANVMICGHSHQTFHKLVDGVHIINVGSVGKPKQGNPNATYALIQLGDTVAVTFREVAYDVDTVVSEMKGHGHPQALIDIIQTGIDS; this is encoded by the coding sequence ATGCAGCAAAATAAACGCTCTGGTGGGAAGCAAGTGAACATCGCTGTCATCGCCGATATCCACGCAAACGCCGAAGCCCTCAACGCTGTCCTGAGCGATATCGAGTCCCAGCATCCGGACCTGGTGCTATGCGCCGGAGACCTCGTCGGCTACGGACCCCAGCCCAACGAGGTGGTTGAGAAGATCATCGACGCGAAAATCCCCGCAGTGATGGGGAACTACGATGACGCCACGGCGAACTTTCGCCTGATTTGCGGATGCGACTACACGTCGGAAACGGCGCAAGCCGTCGGTGAATTCTCCATCCGTTTCACCAGGGAAACCCTAGAGGAAAAAAACAAGGCCCATCTGCGCAGTCTGCCCTACCACTTGTTTTACCGCATTGGTGAACCGCTTCAACCGCCAGCGCTCGTTCCCTTACCGCCGGAATCGCTCTCAGGCCTCTATCCCATGTATGATCCCGCCTTTGATACCATGGAAGACAACGCCCCCCAAATCCAATCCTACCGCGAGGCTGTGGAGCGGTACGCGAGCCCGCCGAAACCGGCGCCCGGCGAGTGGCTCATCCACGTCTTTCATGGCTCGCCCCGCCGCCTCAACGAATACCTGCGCATGAACACGCCCATTGAAGAACTCCGCGCTTTGGTCAAACTCACCCCGGCCAATGTAATGATCTGCGGCCATTCCCACCAGACCTTCCATAAACTTGTCGACGGGGTTCACATCATCAACGTGGGAAGCGTCGGCAAGCCAAAACAGGGGAATCCCAACGCAACCTACGCGCTGATTCAACTCGGCGACACCGTCGCCGTCACCTTCCGGGAAGTGGCCTATGATGTTGACACCGTCGTCAGCGAGATGAAAGGCCACGGTCACCCGCAAGCGCTGATCGATATCATTCAAACGGGGATCGATAGTTGA
- a CDS encoding alpha/beta fold hydrolase: MDLQEAFAPLGRHHLFYRLAGKGREALLLLHGIPTNSLLWGQTIPYLAENYLVIAPDLLGYGRSGRGPTEDLTLPQQAGYMIGLLDRLGIPRVHVVGHDLGGGIAQILAVRHPDRVASFVVADGVCFSNWPLPKVVSLRYPTAPEFEPSPAFIERMLRVGLFHQELATPELIDAFVAPYAHATGAQELQTASFALEHHQTEELVPHLANVQAPATFLWGQYDRYLPPYWGYRLNQTVPNSTFRILPECGHYSMIDNPPLFAQELLQHLQRIL, from the coding sequence ATGGATTTGCAAGAGGCCTTCGCCCCTCTGGGGCGTCATCATCTCTTCTACCGATTGGCAGGAAAAGGCCGTGAGGCCCTTTTGCTGTTGCACGGCATCCCGACAAACTCGCTTCTCTGGGGACAGACGATTCCCTATCTGGCGGAGAACTATCTGGTGATTGCGCCGGACTTGCTCGGTTACGGGCGGTCAGGCCGGGGGCCGACGGAGGATTTGACCCTGCCCCAGCAGGCCGGATACATGATTGGCCTCTTGGACCGGCTGGGCATTCCTCGCGTCCATGTGGTGGGACACGACCTGGGCGGCGGTATCGCCCAGATCCTGGCCGTCAGGCACCCCGACCGGGTTGCCAGCTTTGTCGTCGCCGACGGTGTCTGCTTCAGCAACTGGCCCCTGCCGAAGGTCGTATCGCTGCGTTATCCCACCGCCCCCGAGTTCGAGCCGTCACCTGCCTTCATTGAACGGATGCTGCGGGTCGGCCTGTTCCACCAGGAACTGGCGACGCCGGAACTGATCGATGCCTTCGTGGCCCCCTATGCCCACGCGACCGGCGCCCAGGAGTTGCAAACAGCCTCTTTTGCGCTGGAACATCATCAAACAGAGGAACTCGTCCCCCACCTCGCCAATGTTCAAGCGCCGGCGACCTTTTTGTGGGGTCAGTATGACCGCTATCTTCCCCCTTACTGGGGATACCGCCTGAACCAGACTGTTCCGAATTCAACCTTCCGCATCTTGCCGGAATGCGGTCACTACTCGATGATCGACAACCCGCCGCTCTTCGCCCAGGAACTGTTGCAACACTTGCAGCGGATATTGTAA
- a CDS encoding methyl-accepting chemotaxis protein, translated as MATIPVILLGIISYQQAAASLQKTIEDQIRAVTEQTAELVEADLAGAKDYLKVASKNGVLARAADHNRDAGGEAFAFLSSLQKENKDLLESLIIVDRDGNAVMTHDNPVSNASLADREYVKKALAGAEAMSDVIISKLTQEPVVAFALPLRTGDPASGALTGALIGTIRFDTISKHAQKVKIGENGYAYMIDRTGLILSHPVKDKILKENLSDTTELALKKIVAQMKAGETSEGFYTYSGVYKFVRFQPIGQWVIAVTANYDEYMLPAIQIKERTLVIVLAVMAAAAAIAFVLANKIANPIRQLQGLMEKAGDGDLTVEAAIRTNDEIEDLGKSFNKMIHNQGDTLQQVQMGSVQLSAASEELAGSTVEINAATEQISATAQQVAQEAEEQNASFIEVSKSLLQLSSLVQLAETKASQASALSDLTMKSAHQGRTKVKQAVEAIDVIRQKSDETKDVVQELSNLSARISDIITTINAIAAQTDLLALNAAIEAARAGEHGRGFAVVAEEVRKLSEQSHRGATEIAGLVTGMIEMTGKAVQSMEASNSAVTVGVDVVNATDVTFSKIIGDVTQSITSMNEILEITRDEVATSEQIVRLIDKVASICEITLSNSQQVSAATEEQTATVENLASMAEQTSALAESLNEMVKKFVIR; from the coding sequence TTGGCAACAATTCCGGTAATCCTCTTGGGAATCATCTCCTATCAGCAGGCGGCGGCGTCACTGCAGAAGACGATCGAGGACCAGATCCGGGCCGTAACGGAACAAACGGCGGAACTGGTGGAAGCTGATCTGGCGGGGGCGAAGGACTACTTAAAAGTGGCGAGCAAAAACGGCGTGCTCGCGAGAGCCGCCGATCATAACCGGGATGCCGGTGGCGAGGCCTTTGCTTTTTTATCGTCCCTGCAAAAGGAGAACAAGGACCTCCTCGAATCGCTGATCATCGTAGATCGCGACGGCAACGCCGTGATGACCCATGACAACCCCGTCAGCAACGCCAGCCTGGCTGACCGCGAGTATGTAAAAAAAGCGCTGGCCGGTGCTGAAGCCATGAGCGATGTAATCATCTCCAAACTGACCCAGGAACCGGTTGTCGCCTTTGCCTTACCGCTTCGAACGGGCGATCCTGCTTCCGGCGCTTTAACGGGAGCCCTGATCGGCACGATCCGTTTCGACACCATCTCCAAGCACGCCCAGAAGGTGAAAATCGGCGAGAACGGGTATGCTTACATGATTGATCGGACTGGCTTAATCCTGTCTCATCCCGTCAAAGACAAGATTTTGAAGGAAAACCTCTCTGACACAACGGAACTGGCGCTGAAGAAAATCGTGGCACAAATGAAAGCGGGAGAGACGTCGGAAGGCTTTTATACATACAGCGGGGTCTACAAGTTCGTGCGGTTCCAGCCGATCGGCCAGTGGGTGATCGCGGTAACCGCCAATTACGATGAATACATGCTGCCGGCGATCCAGATCAAAGAGAGAACGTTGGTGATCGTGCTCGCCGTCATGGCGGCCGCCGCCGCCATCGCCTTCGTCCTGGCCAACAAAATCGCCAATCCGATCCGGCAACTGCAAGGATTGATGGAGAAGGCCGGCGACGGGGACCTCACCGTCGAGGCGGCCATCCGGACGAATGACGAGATCGAGGATTTAGGCAAATCCTTCAACAAGATGATTCACAATCAAGGGGATACGCTTCAGCAGGTCCAGATGGGTTCGGTTCAACTGTCAGCGGCCTCGGAAGAGTTGGCCGGTTCGACGGTAGAAATCAATGCCGCGACGGAGCAGATCAGCGCCACTGCCCAGCAGGTCGCCCAAGAGGCGGAAGAGCAAAACGCCTCCTTTATCGAGGTGTCCAAATCGCTGTTGCAGTTGTCCAGCCTGGTGCAGTTGGCAGAAACGAAGGCTTCCCAAGCGAGCGCCTTATCCGACTTGACGATGAAATCGGCCCATCAGGGCCGGACCAAGGTGAAACAGGCCGTTGAGGCCATTGATGTGATCCGCCAGAAGTCGGACGAGACGAAAGACGTCGTGCAGGAATTGAGCAATTTATCGGCGCGGATCAGCGATATCATCACCACGATCAATGCCATCGCTGCCCAGACCGACCTGCTGGCCCTGAATGCGGCCATTGAAGCCGCCCGGGCGGGAGAACACGGGCGAGGCTTCGCCGTCGTGGCTGAAGAGGTCCGGAAGTTATCAGAGCAGTCCCATCGAGGGGCGACGGAAATCGCCGGCCTGGTCACCGGGATGATTGAGATGACCGGCAAAGCCGTGCAATCGATGGAAGCGTCGAACAGCGCCGTCACGGTCGGTGTGGACGTAGTCAACGCGACAGACGTCACCTTCTCGAAGATCATCGGCGATGTCACACAGTCGATCACCAGCATGAACGAGATCTTGGAAATCACGAGAGATGAGGTGGCCACGTCCGAACAGATCGTCCGTCTCATCGACAAGGTAGCCTCCATCTGTGAAATCACCTTGTCCAACAGCCAACAGGTCTCTGCGGCGACGGAAGAACAGACGGCTACTGTAGAAAACCTGGCGAGCATGGCCGAGCAGACGAGCGCCTTGGCGGAATCCCTGAACGAAATGGTCAAAAAGTTCGTCATCCGCTGA
- a CDS encoding ArsB/NhaD family transporter — translation MKDIAFVASIIVFVVAYGLIIWEKIPRAVTAMLGGLIMILLGFLNQEIAIKDDIDFNTLGLLIGMMILVAITRRSGVFEALAIWAAKATKGNPLRLLGLLTLITAVMSAFLDNVTAVLLIAPVTIILADTLKVNPMPYLIAEILASNIGGTATLIGDPPNIMIGSATGLGFMEFIIHMAPIAIVILLVTTALLMVLYRKDFSSEIENRDTILAMNPAEKIKDWALLKKSLAVLALTIVGFGLHGLLHIESATIALTGAMILMIVSREEPEEIFLLVEWPTIIFFVGLFVLVGGLKATGVIAALAQWALDITQGNTQTASLLIMWLSAIASGFVDNIPFVATMIPMIHEMGALSGMELEPVWWSLALGACLGGNGTLVGASANIIVAGIAEKAGVPISFKKFFLVAFPFMLLSVAMAHVYVLFRYF, via the coding sequence ATGAAAGACATTGCCTTTGTCGCTTCGATCATCGTCTTCGTCGTCGCCTATGGGTTGATCATCTGGGAGAAGATCCCCCGGGCGGTGACCGCCATGCTCGGTGGCCTGATCATGATCCTGCTCGGTTTTCTCAATCAGGAGATCGCCATCAAGGATGACATCGACTTCAACACCCTCGGCCTGCTGATCGGCATGATGATCCTCGTCGCCATCACCCGCCGCAGCGGCGTCTTTGAAGCGCTGGCCATATGGGCCGCCAAGGCGACGAAGGGCAACCCCCTCCGCCTGCTGGGTCTCTTGACACTGATTACGGCCGTCATGTCAGCTTTTCTGGACAATGTCACCGCCGTCCTGCTCATCGCGCCCGTCACCATCATCCTGGCCGACACGCTGAAGGTCAACCCCATGCCCTACCTGATCGCCGAGATCCTTGCCTCCAACATCGGCGGCACGGCCACCCTGATCGGCGATCCCCCCAACATCATGATCGGCAGCGCCACAGGCCTTGGCTTCATGGAGTTCATCATCCACATGGCGCCGATTGCGATTGTGATCCTGCTCGTGACAACGGCCTTGTTGATGGTCCTATACCGCAAGGACTTTTCCTCGGAGATCGAGAACCGCGACACCATCCTGGCTATGAATCCGGCCGAAAAGATCAAAGACTGGGCGCTTTTGAAGAAATCCCTCGCTGTCCTCGCCCTGACGATCGTCGGTTTCGGCCTCCATGGCCTCCTGCACATTGAATCGGCCACCATCGCCCTGACCGGCGCCATGATCCTGATGATCGTCAGCCGGGAAGAGCCCGAAGAGATCTTCCTCCTCGTCGAATGGCCGACCATCATCTTCTTCGTGGGGCTCTTCGTCCTCGTTGGGGGTTTGAAGGCGACCGGCGTCATCGCCGCGCTGGCCCAGTGGGCGCTGGACATCACCCAGGGCAACACGCAGACGGCGTCGCTGTTGATCATGTGGCTGTCGGCCATCGCCTCGGGGTTTGTCGACAACATCCCCTTCGTGGCCACCATGATCCCCATGATCCATGAGATGGGCGCCCTCTCGGGCATGGAGTTGGAGCCGGTCTGGTGGTCTCTGGCCCTGGGCGCGTGCCTGGGCGGCAACGGGACGCTGGTGGGCGCCTCGGCCAACATCATCGTCGCCGGGATCGCCGAGAAAGCAGGCGTTCCCATCTCCTTCAAAAAGTTCTTCCTTGTCGCCTTCCCCTTCATGCTCCTTTCCGTCGCCATGGCCCATGTTTATGTCCTCTTCCGTTATTTTTAA
- a CDS encoding peptidoglycan-binding domain-containing protein has translation MNRRNFLGGALAALATLPFGSLTALAATPQFGSRELYWGVSGADVQQLQGYLKEMGYFSEEPTGYFGAVTFDALKQFQAYRKLTVDGVAGPQTFKALRPQMLDWVNTVAYLLPVGLTAKVTDPITGLSYRIKRTGGVKHADVEPVTAWDTSVMKRIYGGVWSWNRKPVVVTVKGWRIAASINGMPHGYDTITTNNMQGQTCIHFLNSRTHEGNRLDLEHQAAVRKAATYM, from the coding sequence ATGAATCGCCGTAATTTTTTAGGAGGGGCGCTGGCCGCCCTCGCGACGCTTCCTTTTGGATCGCTGACGGCGCTTGCGGCAACGCCTCAGTTTGGCTCCCGTGAACTCTACTGGGGTGTTTCCGGCGCTGATGTGCAACAACTGCAAGGCTATCTGAAAGAGATGGGCTATTTTTCCGAAGAACCGACCGGCTATTTCGGAGCCGTTACCTTCGATGCGCTGAAGCAGTTTCAGGCCTATCGCAAGTTGACCGTAGACGGGGTGGCAGGCCCGCAAACCTTCAAAGCCCTGCGCCCGCAGATGCTTGATTGGGTTAATACGGTCGCCTATCTGCTGCCTGTCGGCCTTACCGCCAAGGTGACCGATCCGATCACAGGCCTTTCCTACAGGATCAAACGAACCGGCGGCGTCAAGCACGCCGATGTGGAACCGGTAACCGCCTGGGATACCTCTGTCATGAAGCGGATTTACGGCGGCGTCTGGAGTTGGAACCGCAAACCTGTCGTCGTGACCGTCAAAGGGTGGCGAATCGCCGCCTCGATCAACGGCATGCCCCACGGCTATGACACGATCACCACCAATAACATGCAGGGACAGACCTGCATCCACTTCCTGAACAGCCGGACCCATGAAGGAAATCGCCTGGACCTCGAACATCAGGCGGCTGTCCGCAAGGCGGCCACCTACATGTAA
- a CDS encoding putative bifunctional diguanylate cyclase/phosphodiesterase yields MTLYNSSAAGTAKENDLEKALQKQERLLYGVTCATNRLLTRQSFGEAVEDALAILGRAVDVDRVYLFENTWLPDQREWLMSHRQEWCSDPARAHPFHPQLQNRSYRQSGFQRWLDTFLQGGLIRGLVQDFPESEQIPLHMHHKICSLIAVPIFTDDQLWGFIGFDDCRLLRQWTPQEEAALSTVAYSLGGAIKHQRTLDEQKKAEERLRHMASHDFLTGIPNRYHLEMALAQAVEAAAPDRTKALLFVDIDNFNVINDLLGHDVGDRLLIALAAVLRRKVIPPNMVARLGGDEFAVLLSAADEETACQVADELLRWDQEEGSMPVLSGQGLRLTTSVGIVLIDGAMSPQQVLARAGTTMHLAKSMGRGRRLIARADEHGLNRLEKAQQLIDLLKDAAEEGRFSLFFMPIVNLQEGSVRHHEALLRLSDRKGRWISPGEFIPVAENFGLMTDIDRWVVGEALRILRAHPQLELYINISGESLGDMELLQFITGAIRSSGVAPERLGFEITETAVVRDLIKAQQWVGELKKLGCSFAIDDFGNGYSSFSYLFRLPVDYIKIDGAYVRAIEENPESMALVKGINDLAHSLGKRTIAEYVENEQIWRRLKAMGIECGQGYYWGAPRPAIEETYCGWLAGVMDVAKAGVEK; encoded by the coding sequence ATGACTTTGTACAACAGCAGCGCAGCCGGTACAGCAAAGGAAAATGACCTGGAGAAAGCGTTGCAAAAACAAGAGCGGCTTCTTTACGGCGTGACCTGCGCAACCAACCGGTTATTGACGCGGCAATCTTTTGGAGAAGCTGTTGAGGATGCCCTCGCGATCCTGGGCAGGGCCGTTGATGTCGATAGAGTCTACCTCTTTGAAAACACATGGCTGCCGGATCAGCGCGAATGGTTGATGAGCCACCGACAGGAATGGTGCAGTGATCCGGCAAGGGCGCACCCCTTTCACCCCCAACTGCAAAACCGTTCCTACCGTCAGAGCGGTTTTCAGCGGTGGTTGGACACCTTTTTGCAGGGGGGCCTCATCCGCGGGTTGGTTCAGGACTTTCCCGAATCGGAACAGATCCCCCTTCATATGCATCACAAAATCTGTTCATTGATCGCTGTGCCAATTTTTACGGACGATCAGTTATGGGGGTTTATCGGCTTTGATGATTGCCGCCTTCTCAGACAGTGGACCCCGCAGGAAGAAGCCGCCCTCTCAACAGTCGCCTACAGCCTCGGCGGCGCGATCAAGCACCAGCGGACATTGGATGAGCAAAAAAAAGCGGAAGAACGGCTCAGGCACATGGCCAGCCATGACTTTCTGACCGGGATTCCCAACCGCTATCACCTGGAAATGGCCCTTGCGCAGGCGGTAGAGGCGGCTGCGCCGGATCGGACAAAGGCATTGCTGTTTGTCGATATCGATAACTTCAACGTGATCAACGATCTGCTTGGCCACGACGTGGGTGATCGCTTGTTGATCGCTTTGGCCGCTGTCCTTCGCCGCAAGGTGATTCCTCCCAACATGGTCGCCCGTTTGGGCGGCGACGAGTTCGCCGTGCTGCTGTCAGCGGCGGATGAGGAGACGGCCTGTCAGGTCGCCGATGAACTGCTCCGGTGGGATCAGGAGGAAGGGTCCATGCCGGTGCTTTCCGGTCAAGGGCTTCGCTTGACGACCAGCGTGGGCATCGTGCTCATCGACGGCGCCATGAGCCCCCAGCAGGTCCTTGCGCGGGCCGGCACCACCATGCACCTGGCGAAATCGATGGGGCGGGGGCGGCGTCTGATCGCGCGGGCCGACGAACATGGCCTGAATCGCCTGGAAAAAGCGCAGCAGTTGATCGACTTGCTCAAAGACGCCGCCGAAGAGGGACGTTTTTCTCTCTTCTTCATGCCTATCGTGAATCTCCAGGAGGGTTCGGTCCGCCACCATGAGGCGCTGCTCCGCCTTTCCGACCGCAAGGGCCGCTGGATTTCGCCGGGCGAATTCATCCCGGTGGCAGAGAACTTCGGCCTGATGACTGACATCGATCGCTGGGTTGTTGGGGAAGCGTTGCGGATTCTTCGCGCTCATCCGCAACTGGAACTATACATCAATATCTCCGGGGAGAGTCTCGGCGATATGGAATTGCTGCAATTCATCACCGGCGCGATTCGTTCCAGCGGTGTGGCGCCGGAGCGCCTCGGCTTTGAAATCACCGAAACAGCCGTCGTCCGAGACCTGATCAAAGCCCAGCAATGGGTGGGTGAACTGAAAAAACTGGGATGTTCCTTTGCCATTGATGACTTCGGCAACGGGTACTCCTCTTTTTCTTATCTCTTCCGGTTGCCCGTGGACTACATCAAGATCGATGGCGCCTACGTCCGGGCGATCGAGGAGAACCCGGAAAGTATGGCCCTGGTCAAAGGCATCAACGATCTGGCCCATTCGCTGGGCAAACGGACCATCGCCGAATATGTGGAAAATGAGCAGATCTGGCGACGGTTGAAGGCCATGGGCATCGAATGCGGTCAAGGGTATTACTGGGGCGCACCCAGGCCTGCAATAGAGGAGACATATTGCGGCTGGTTGGCGGGCGTCATGGACGTCGCTAAAGCAGGCGTTGAAAAGTGA